GGCTCCTGGAGAGGGGAATTGAGCCGGTGGTCACCCTGTTCCACTGGGACCTTCCCCAGGCCCTGCAGGAGCACTACGGGGGGTGGAGGAATGACACCCTGGTGGGTTTGTTTGATGCATACGCTGCCTTCTGTTTTCGAACGTACGGGGGCCGTGTGAGGTACTGGGTCACCATACACAACCCCTACCTGGTGGCTGTCCAGGGGTACGGGACAGGGGTGCACGCGCCTGGAGAGACAGGCGACGCCACCGTCCCCTTCAATGTGGCCCACAACCTCATCAAGGTAAGGCAGGGTCAAGGGTTAAGGGTCAGAAGATGAAGTTGCCCCATAGTCGATGAGCTTAGGTCAGTTTATTGTTTTCCCTCCAATGGGAATGGTTAGGATTTCATAAAGAAAAGTTGTTACTAGTTCTGTGTCAAAGGGCAATGGATTATTTGTACCCATTTGGGAGAGGGGTCAGGGGGTTGAGTTGTAAATTCGAACCCTTTGGATAGACTGACTCGTGTGAAAGGGTCTGTTGAACAGACCATAGTACAGACTAAGACCCCGTTTAGTCAGACAGCCTGTTACTGAACTTCGTACTTCTGTGGGTTTTATCAGCTGATGTCGTCAGTGAATGGTTGCGTCTTTCATTGGGTTCAAGACATTGCAAAGAAAATGAGTGAAGACATAACACTTGAATAGCCATGGTACATGCTGTGCTTTATTCAGTCAATCAGGTTAAACTAATCCAAATGGTTTTATGTTGTGATATTCAATATTCACTGTGCTCCTTCAGCAGCTATTAGCAGTCATTGACCTCTTGGTAAAAAGTGTGTTTACCTTCTGCCATGAGAGGTTTATTTCAGCTGCAGTACTGTGATTAGTAAACAGGACACTTAAGGAGCCACTGGGGGTCAAAGTCTgtgacagcaacagttttgcggCTTCATTAATAATCAGCTTTGTCCCAGTGCATATTCACACTGTACAGGTCCGATGTTTGTAGTATGTGTAATGTCTCTGCCATAATGCAATGCATGTAACAGACCTCCATTTGATTTATTTCTAATGTTATTTTCATTTCCAGGCGCATGCCAAAGCGTGGCACACCTATGACACCTACTTCCGGCCGACTCAGAATGGTCAGGTGTCCATCGTCTTGGGTTCCCATTGGATGGAGCCTAAGAGAGACCAAGTCACACCGGTCAATATCGAACTCTGCCAGCAGTCCATGGAGGCGGTGCTTGGCTGGTTCGCCAATCCCATTTTCAGTGATGGGGACTACCCAGCTTCCATGAGATCCACCCACAGGGGGATTCTGCCTGAGTTCACCCCAGAGGAGAAGCACTGGGTGCGGGGAACGGCTGACTTCTTTTCCCTGTCCTTTGGGCCTAACAACCTGCGTCTGGGCCGGAGTCTAGCCCACTATGGGCAGACTGTGTACCCGGACATGCGGCGGGTGCTGGGCTGGGTGAGGCTGGAGTATGGGGACCTGCCTGTGCTGGTGGCGGAGGGGGGCTGGTTCTCAGCTGCAGCTGTGGAGAGGGAGGATACAGATGCCATCTACCTGATGAAGAGGTTCATCAACCAGGTGCTGCAAGGTGAGGAGGGGGCAAGGAGGAGGAGGCCGAGGATGGGGGGCGGGATTTCGGAAAACAGAGGTCAACAAGAGagagtacatacagtaccagtcaaaagtttagacagacctactcattcatgggtttttatttatttttactattttctactttgtagaataatagtgaagacctccaatctaggaaataacacatatggaatcatgtagtaaccaaaaaagtgttaaacaaattggtagacaccctttgtcttgatggcagctttgcacactcttgacattctctcaaccagcttcatgaggtagtcacctggaaggcatttcaattaacaggtgtgccttgttaaaagttaatttgtggaatttctttccttcttaatgcgtttgagccaatcagttgtgttgtgacaaggtagtatacagaagatagacctatttggtaaacaaccaagtccatattatggcaagaacagctcaaatgagcgaagaaaaacaacagtccatcattattttggggcggcaggtagcctagcgttgggccagtaaccgaaaggttgctggatcgaatccccgagctgacaaggtaaaaatctgtcgttctgcccctgaacaaggcagttaacccactgttccctggtaggccgtcattgtaaataagaatttgttcttaactgactttcctagttaaagaaaggtaaaaaaaaaaaaatgaaggtcagtcaatgtggaagatttcaagaactttgaaagtttcttcaagtgcagtcgcaaaaaccataaatcgctatgatgaaactggttctcatgaggaccgccacaggaaagaaagacccagagttacctctgctgcaaaggataagttcattagagttaccagcctcagagattgcagcacaaataaatgcttcacagagttcaagtaacagacacgagactgcgtgaatcagacttTCATGCATGAatagctgcaaagaaaccattactaaaggacaccaataagaagaagggacttgcttgggccaagaaaccagGCAATGGAtaatagactggtggaaatctgtccttttgagtCCTAATTTGAGAttattggttccaaccgctgtgtctttgtgagacgcagagtaggtgaatagataaactccacatgtgtggttctcaccgtgaagcatggaggaggtgtgatgtgtgggggtgctttgctggtgacactgtctgtgatttctttacaattcaaggcacacttaaccagcatggctaccacagcattctgcagtgatacgccatcccatctggtttgtgcttagtgggactatcatttgtttttcaacaggacaatgacccaacgcaCCTtcatgctgtgtaagggctatatgaccaagaaggagaataatggagtgctgcatcagatgagctagcctccacaatcacccaacctcaacccaattgagatggtttgggatgagttggaccgcagagtgaaggaaaagcagccaacaagtgctcagcatatgtgggaactccttcaatactgttggaaaagaattccaggtgaagctggttgagagaatgccaagagtgtgcaaagctgtcatcaaggcaaaggttggctactttgaagaatctaaaatctaaaatatattttgatttgtttaacacttttttgattcctacatgattccatatgtgttatttcatagttttgatgtcttcactattattctacaatgtagaaaatagtaaaaaataaagaaaaacccttgaatgtgtaggtgtatccaaacttttgactggtactatacatTTAACCTCTGAACTGTTGTGCTATTTGTACCTCTTTGGTAACAGTGCGTCCTCATCTCCTTCgttctgtgtttgtctgtgtccaGCGATGGTGTTTGACGGTGTCAGAGTGTTTGGCTACACAGCCTGGTCTCTGGTGGATGGTTTTGAGTGGAACTACGGCTACAGTGTGAGACGAGGTCTGTTCTACCTAGACTTCAGCCAGGCCAACAGAACCAGGGTTCCCAAGACCACTGCTCAGTTCTACAGGCAGGTCATCAAGGACAACGGTTTCCTCAGTGATGAGATCACCGGAGAGGTCAAAGGGCGTTTCCCATGTGACTTCCACTGGGGCGTGGCCGACTCCAGTCTACAGGTGAGGGGATGAGAAGGGGAAGAAAGGacacgagagagggaggagaaaggaaagagagggtgATGTTAATTTTGCAAAACTGCTCTGCCTTCGTTGCTTTTGATCTCGAACAGAACAATAAGCAAGCTAGACGatgcaaacaaaaacaaaaacctaTATATTTCTTCTTTTATCAAAGGTCAATTTCTATCCCTTCTCCCCTCAATTCACCGACCCCCACCTGTACAGCTGGAACCTGACAGGGGATGGGGCACTGCGTCCTGTCCAAGGGGTCAACCTCCACATCAGGGGGGCACAGTGCACTGACTACCTGGCCATCAGTGGTCACGTGAGCCTCTTTAAGTCCACAGGGGCATCTCACTACCTCTTCGCCCTCAACTGGTCCCTAATCCTTTCCCAAGGAGATCTGTCTAATGTGGACACAGAGGCCCTAAGGTAGAGACACaaactgtataatgtgtattcAAATGTTTACCATACatgcacacatgcaaacacacactaaAATGCACGCCTGTATGCATACATACTTTGCATTTCAAACTCTTTCTAACAGGTACTACCGCTGCTTCCTCACCGAACTCCACAAGCAGGGCCTGGAGGCTGTGGTCACCCTCTACTACCCTACTAACAGAGTCCCTCCGCTGGGCTTGCCCAGCCCGCTGCATGCCTCTGGCGGTTGGCTGAACCAGAGCACGGTGGAGGCCTTCCAGCGCTATGCAGCCCTCTGCTACAGGGAGCTGGGGCCCTGGGTGAGCTACTGGATTACCATCAATGAGCCCAACAGACTAGTGGATGCCTACAAGATCGGGGAGGAGCAGCATCTGGCAGCCCATAATCTCCTCCTGGCCCATGCTAGGGCCTTTAGGCTTTATGAGAGGGAGTATCTCAGCCAACAGGGAGGCCTGGTATCCCTGGCCCTGCACGCAGACTGGGTAGAACCCGCCAACCCCTTCCTGGAGTCACATGCAACAGCCGCTCAGAGATTCCTGTTGTTTGAGCTTGGTCGTTTCCTAGACCCACTACTAGggggcagagagggggagggtaaGAGTGGTAGGTACCCTCCAGAGGTGAGGAGGTACTTGGAGGAGAGGGCAAGGGTGATGGGCCTCCCTGGATCCCCACTACCGCACTTCACCGCCCGGGAAAAAGAGGAGCTAGGAGGGGCGCTGGGCTTCATTGCACTGAACCACTTCACCACACGTCTCGTGTCACCACGTCCCCAGTCTCCTCAGACTGCCCCACCTAACCCCCAGCAACCTCCAGACCATGGCTGCCTGCTGATGTCTGACCACACCTGGGCCTCCTCTGGTCTGGAGCAGGCAGTGGTCCCCTGGGGCCTCCGGAGGGTGCTGCGCTGGGTAAAGGAGAGGTATGGAGGGGCCCTGCCTGTTGTAGTCACAGCCAGTGGGGTGGATGACCAGGCCCCTGTAAATGATCTGCTCAGGCAGCACTACATCAGGAATTACCTGCAGGAGGCCCTCAAAGGTGAgcctctctctaacctcctcAAACTCCCTTCAAACCCTCCAACTCCATTCCAATGATAACCCACTAGTTTGTTCTTATCAGAAATAACCCTTGAGGTACTATAGTTATTTCTATTGTTCGAAATAAACAGACCTCCTCTCTGCAGTTTCTTCTGCAGACAGGTAGAGTAGGGCACTCATTAGCAGCTTTAAGTTTGAGAGGTCGAAGGTGATTTTTCTCACAGCTCATTTCCTAACACACCACAGCGCACGGCCGTATCACATGAGCCCCCTCATAAAACTCATGGACCTTGCTGTATAAGAAACCTTTGAGCTCATAAAGTTCATCCCAGTGagaactgtcctgtcctgtactgaACTAAACGTTCTGTGCAGTACTTTAGCCACAATATAGCTTCAATTGGTTTATGGCCCCCCACACAGGCTACAGCTTCTCTGTTGACATTGCTTTTCTGTATGTAGAAAGAGGGATTCTGAACTCACCTCTCCCTGTTTTCGCTCCTCTCCAGCTCGTCAGTTGGATGGAGTCAACCTAAAGGGCTTCTACGTCTGGAAGCTGCAGGATCGACACGTCCCTGAGTTCGGCCTCTTCACCTCTTCCCACCACCAGTCCCGACCCAAAGCCTCCATTGCAGCCTACAGAGAGATCATCGAGCGCAGCGGTTTCCCTGGCAACAACGTCACATCCTCCTGTAGGATCATTGACCGCAGGGCGGTGTGTTCCATCTGCGCTCGCATCTCAGAGAACAAACTGCTGCTGTTCTTCGCTGCATGTCTCCTCCTTACGTTAGCTATGCTGGTGGGGGTCGTCATCGTCGTCGTCAGGGGGAAGAggactaggaggaggaggagggtgggttTGCCGGTGTGTCCCATCCCGCTCGGGAGGAAGTGTCAGCCGTGGGAGAGAGTGTCACTACAGAGTGTGACGGATAGGACCCGCGTGGTCCGCCGTTAGTCAGGGCCTCATTCATACTGAGTTTTTTCCTGTTGTAGTGGCCTGCAGGTTTTACACACAAGCCAAGCTTCTGGGAGAGCGCGATGATCCCCTTTTGAGTAGTGGTTCTTAGGgacaggtctaggatcagcttaccctccccAAAGCCTGACTTTGAACTTCGAGGAAAAACTACAAatttagatcagtgt
The sequence above is drawn from the Salmo salar chromosome ssa05, Ssal_v3.1, whole genome shotgun sequence genome and encodes:
- the klb gene encoding beta-klotho, producing MATYLFSLFLTVIVWRGDFCSLGEGRRQWQQPTTPEPFTQSQSFFHGNFPPGFLWGTGTSAFQTEGAWDCDSKGPSIWDHFTHSVPHRGDGGVADTASDGYNRWEEDVEALGYLGVRSYAFSLSWPRIFPDGVATGQPNKVAVEHYGRLLDRLLERGIEPVVTLFHWDLPQALQEHYGGWRNDTLVGLFDAYAAFCFRTYGGRVRYWVTIHNPYLVAVQGYGTGVHAPGETGDATVPFNVAHNLIKAHAKAWHTYDTYFRPTQNGQVSIVLGSHWMEPKRDQVTPVNIELCQQSMEAVLGWFANPIFSDGDYPASMRSTHRGILPEFTPEEKHWVRGTADFFSLSFGPNNLRLGRSLAHYGQTVYPDMRRVLGWVRLEYGDLPVLVAEGGWFSAAAVEREDTDAIYLMKRFINQVLQAMVFDGVRVFGYTAWSLVDGFEWNYGYSVRRGLFYLDFSQANRTRVPKTTAQFYRQVIKDNGFLSDEITGEVKGRFPCDFHWGVADSSLQVNFYPFSPQFTDPHLYSWNLTGDGALRPVQGVNLHIRGAQCTDYLAISGHVSLFKSTGASHYLFALNWSLILSQGDLSNVDTEALRYYRCFLTELHKQGLEAVVTLYYPTNRVPPLGLPSPLHASGGWLNQSTVEAFQRYAALCYRELGPWVSYWITINEPNRLVDAYKIGEEQHLAAHNLLLAHARAFRLYEREYLSQQGGLVSLALHADWVEPANPFLESHATAAQRFLLFELGRFLDPLLGGREGEGKSGRYPPEVRRYLEERARVMGLPGSPLPHFTAREKEELGGALGFIALNHFTTRLVSPRPQSPQTAPPNPQQPPDHGCLLMSDHTWASSGLEQAVVPWGLRRVLRWVKERYGGALPVVVTASGVDDQAPVNDLLRQHYIRNYLQEALKARQLDGVNLKGFYVWKLQDRHVPEFGLFTSSHHQSRPKASIAAYREIIERSGFPGNNVTSSCRIIDRRAVCSICARISENKLLLFFAACLLLTLAMLVGVVIVVVRGKRTRRRRRVGLPVCPIPLGRKCQPWERVSLQSVTDRTRVVRR